One segment of Castanea sativa cultivar Marrone di Chiusa Pesio chromosome 3, ASM4071231v1 DNA contains the following:
- the LOC142629598 gene encoding cysteine-rich receptor-like protein kinase 43 → MSKSKKFVQNMFKHFRFGSSKEGSNEEDLEKIAQQEQKLFPFETLVAATKDFHITHKLGEGGFGPVFKGKLEDGREIAVKKLSHSSNQGKKEFMNEAKLLARVQHRNVVNLLGYCVHGVEKLLVYEYVAHESLDKLLFKSNRRVEIDWKKRSDIIAGIARGLLYLHEDSHNCIIHRDIKASNILLDDKWAPKIADFGMARLFPEDQTHVNTRVAGTNGYMAPEYVMHGHLSVKADVFSFGVLVLELISGQRNSSFNLNVDAQNLLDWTYKLYRKGRHMEIMDPALASSAATEQVAMCIQIGLLCTQGDPQLRPTMRRVVVMLSKKPGNLEEPTRPGVPGSRYRRSRRPPGLSSTGGTSGESDSRTFDLSYSTASATATATASATATTTASATATTTASTSVAPELDRRGKRPMQS, encoded by the exons ATGAGCAAGTCGAAAAAATTCGTTCAAAATATGTTTAAGCATTTCAGATTCGGTTCAAGCAAAG aGGGAAGCAATGAAGAAGACTTGGAGAAGATAGCTCAACAAGAACAGAAGCTATTTCCCTTTGAGACCTTAGTTGCTGCTACTAAAGATTTTCACATAACTCACAAGCTTGGTGAAGGTGGCTTTGGACCTGTTTTCAAG GGGAAGTTGGAGGATGGGAGAGAGATTGCAGTGAAGAAGCTCTCACACAGCTCGAACCAAGGGAAGAAAGAGTTCATGAATGAGGCTAAGTTGTTGGCACGTGTCCAGCATCGAAATGTTGTGAATTTGTTGGGGTATTGTGTCCATGGGGTGGAGAAGCTACTTGTTTATGAGTATGTCGCTCATGAGAGCCTTGACAAGCTTCTATTTA AATCGAATAGAAGAGTGGAAATTGATTGGAAGAAGAGGTCTGACATAATTGCTGGCATTGCGCGGGGCTTGCTTTACCTTCATGAAGACTCACATAATTGCATCATCCACAGAGACATCAAGGCAAGCAATATATTACTCGACGATAAGTGGGCCCCTAAGATTGCTGATTTTGGCATGGCCCGTCTCTTCCCGGAAGATCAAACACATGTTAACACCCGTGTGGCTGGTACCAA TGGGTATATGGCTCCAGAGTATGTCATGCATGGTCATCTATCGGTGAAGGCTGACGTATTCAGTTTTGGGGTTCTTGTTTTGGAGCTAATTAGTGGCCAAAGGAATTCATCATTCAATTTAAATGTCGATGCACAAAATCTACTTGACTGG ACATACAAGCTTTACAGGAAGGGCAGGCACATGGAAATCATGGACCCCGCATTAGCATCATCAGCAGCCACTGAGCAAGTAGCAATGTGCATTCAAATAGGGCTGCTATGCACACAAGGCGATCCTCAACTACGACCCACCATGCGACGTGTGGTGGTAATGCTATCAAAAAAACCTGGCAATCTGGAAGAGCCAACGAGACCTGGAGTACCCGGATCTCGATATAGGAGATCTCGCAGGCCTCCTGGACTATCATCCACTGGTGGAACTTCTGGTGAATCTGATTCCCGTACTTTTGATTTGAGCTATTCTACTGCATCTGCAACTGCAACCGCAACTGCATCTGCAACCGCAACCACAACTGCATCTGCAACTGCAACCACAACTGCATCCACTTCAGTTGCCCCGGAATTAGACCGTCGTGGGAAACGTCCCATGCAAAGTTAG
- the LOC142626862 gene encoding HMG-Y-related protein A-like gives MATEEAPNPPPTLQSQSLPPTTLPLYPEMIMTAVEALNNEANKSAISKHIETAYPNIPASHSTLLSHHLNKMKQSGQLVLVKNNYMKPDPNAPPKRGRGRPPKPKAPMSPGAVASPPRPRGRPPKPRDPFAPVPSPTKKTASAGSGRPRGRPPKKAKTAASSVPAAAPTGGSPRGRGRPPKVKPAVAPVGC, from the exons ATGGCGACTGAAGAAGCCCCTAATCCTCCTCCAACGCTTCAATCTCAATCTCTTCCACCTACAACTCTACCGCTTTATCCTGAG ATGATTATGACAGCAGTGGAGGCGCTGAACAACGAAGCGAACAAATCGGCTATTTCGAAGCACATAGAGACTGCCTACCCGAATATCCCAGCGTCTCACTCGACTCTACTGTCGCACCACCTCAACAAGATGAAGCAGAGCGGCCAGCTCGTTCTCGTCAAGAACAACTACATGAAGCCAGACCCCAACGCGCCGCCGAAGCGTGGTCGTGGCCGTCCACCCAAGCCAAAGGCGCCGATGTCGCCCGGCGCCGTGGCGTCTCCGCCTAGGCCCAGAGGCCGTCCGCCTAAGCCCAGAGACCCTTTTGCTCCGGTGCCTTCGCCTACCAAGAAAACCGCGTCGGCCGGCTCCGGAAGGCCACGTGGCCGTCCTCCTAAGAAGGCTAAGACCGCGGCTTCTTCGGTTCCGGCTGCGGCTCCAACTGGAGGCTCGCCGAGAGGGAGAGGAAGGCCTCCAAAGGTCAAGCCGGCTGTCGCGCCAGTTGGGTGTTGA